The Streptomyces sp. NBC_00597 DNA segment GGCCTTGCGGATGTTCGTGAGGATCGCGTTCTCGTGCCGGTAGCGGTCGGCGACGTGGTCGAGGGCCTCCTCGATCATGTCGGGCACGGACTGGAGCCAGTCCACGGCCCGGACGTTGCGCCGGGTCGCGTCCAGGGTGCGGCGCAGGGTCTCCGCGTACTGCACCGTGCGGTAGCGGGCCTGCTCGGCGGCGAGCTGGGCGTCCGCGAGCCGGCCGCGGCTGATGAGGACCTCCAGCTTCACCTCGGCCGCGATCTGCGCGCTCGTGACGTCCGTGTCGAGGGCGCCGACCAGCACGTTGACGGCTTCGTCCGTCGTACGGAGGTAGACCGCCCCGCCGTAGCCGGGGACCTCCTCGATCAGCTTGAAGTCGTAGTCCCGGCGGACGTACACCCCGTCCGGCCCGAACGTGCCGTAGATCGCGCGGAAACCCCGGTCGACACTGCCGACGTTGATCAGGTTTTCGAGCACCCAGCGGGCCACCCGCTCGTGCTCGGCCGCGGGGCGGTGCGGTGCCTGCGCGGCGACGCGCGGCAGCAGCCTGGCCACTATCTGCTCGTGGTCGGCGCCGGTGTCGAAGTCCATGTTGAGCGTGACCAGGTCGATCGCGGCGAGCGCGACCTCCGCCATCGCGTAGATCCCGTACTCGCCGGCGAGATTGGCCTTGCGTACGTCGAGGTCGTGCAGCGGGGCGGTGCAGGCGAGCGCGCGCAGCCGCCGGGCCAGGCCCTCGTCGGCGGCCGGGCCCGGCGCCGGGGACGGAAGGGGCTTCGCCGGGGCGGGGAGAGTCACGGACAAAGACTAGGCGCTGACACGGACAACATCCCAAACGGCATGGTTCGGCCGGATCGGTCCCGGCCCCGCCGGACGTGCCGCCGAACCCGCCGCCGCCGCGCGGGCGCTGTTCTACGCTCACCGCATGGCTTCCATGATCACACCTCTGATCGATCTCAACGCCGACCTCGGCGAGGGCTTCGGGCGCTGGACACTGACCGACGACGAAGCCCTGCTGTCCGTCGTCACGAGCGCCAACGTGGCCTGCGGCTTCCACGCCGGGGACCCGTCCATCATGCGGCGGGTCTGCGAGCTGGCCGCGGAGCGGGGCGTACGGATCGGGGCGCAGGTTTCGTACCGCGATCTGGCGGGCTTCGGGCGGCGCTCGATGGACGTCCCGGCGGGCGAGCTGGCCGACGAGGTGGCGTACCAGATCGGGGCGCTGGAGGTCTTCGCGCGGGCGGCCGGCTCCCGGGTGTCGTACGTGAAACCGCACGGCGCGCTGTACAACCGCACGGTGTACGACGCCGACCAGGCCGGCGCGGTCGTCGCCGGCGTGCGCATGGCGGCCGGAGCCGCCGGCCTGCCCGTCCTGGGCCTGCCGGGCTCACTGCTGCTGTCCGCCGCCGAGGCGGCGGGGCTCACGGCCGTTCCGGAGGCCTTCGCCGACCGGGCGTACACGCCGGCCGGGACCCTGGTGCCGCGCGGCGAGCCGGGGGCGGTGCTGCACGACCCGGGCGCCGTGGTCGCGCGCGCCGTCGGGATGGCCGCCCAGGGCGCGGTGACGGCCGCCGACGGCTCCCGGGTGGCGGTTGCGGCGCGCTCGCTGTGCCTACACGGGGACACCCCGGGGGCTGCGCAGCTCGCCCTGCGGGTCCGCGAGGCGCTGGGCGCCGCGGGGGTCCGGATCGAGGCCTTCGCATGAGGCCGCTGGTGGTGGGCGGCGAGGCACTGCTGATCGAGCTGGACTCGGCGGAGGAGGTGGCCGCGCTGCACGCGGAGCTGCTCCGGCGGCGGGAGGCGGGGGAGCTGGGCGGCGTACGGGACGTCGTGCCGGCCGCTCGGACCGTGTTGTTGGACGGTGTGCCCGAGCCGGGCGCGCTGGCCGAGCTGATCGCCCGCTGGCGGGTGCCGCCGCTCGTGGAGACCGAGGGGCCGCTCGTCACCGTCCGGGTGCGCTACGACGGGCCGGACCTGGCGGACGTGGCCCGGCTG contains these protein-coding regions:
- a CDS encoding 5-oxoprolinase subunit PxpA → MIDLNADLGEGFGRWTLTDDEALLSVVTSANVACGFHAGDPSIMRRVCELAAERGVRIGAQVSYRDLAGFGRRSMDVPAGELADEVAYQIGALEVFARAAGSRVSYVKPHGALYNRTVYDADQAGAVVAGVRMAAGAAGLPVLGLPGSLLLSAAEAAGLTAVPEAFADRAYTPAGTLVPRGEPGAVLHDPGAVVARAVGMAAQGAVTAADGSRVAVAARSLCLHGDTPGAAQLALRVREALGAAGVRIEAFA